The Coffea arabica cultivar ET-39 chromosome 1e, Coffea Arabica ET-39 HiFi, whole genome shotgun sequence genome has a window encoding:
- the LOC113716399 gene encoding mitochondrial ATP-independent inner membrane protease subunit 2-like isoform X2 — protein sequence MVSISTLLRYVGCRMEYAARVGMKSYERGAKDVDIMKNFFQGKLTFLHFNKGEEMAPTIGSQGGTLLVRKIPMPDAKRVFVGDLVVLKDPANSDDYLVRRLAAIEGYEMVSTDDKDEPFVLEDDQCWVLADNENIKPKEAHDSRTFGPVSMTDIVGRVIYCLRNAVDHGPVSNSQFSMRYDSPILEVELDVDEMVKNHKA from the exons ATGGTTTCCATCTCCACTTTGTTGCGCTATGTAGGCTGCAGGATGGAATACGCCGCTAGGGTTGGCATGAAG AGCTATGAAAGAGGTGCCAAGGATGTTGACATAATGAAAAATTTCTTTCAAGGAAAGTTGACGTTTCTGCACTTCAATAAAGGGGAAGAGATGGCTCCAACAATAGGATCTCAGGGTGGAACTCTTCTTGTGCGAAAAATACCAATGCCAGATGCAAA GCGGGTTTTTGTCGGGGATCTTGTAGTTCTGAAGGACCCTGCAAATTCAGATGATTATCTTGTTCGTAGATTGGCTGCTATTGAAGGGTATGAGATGGTGTCTACTGATGATAAAGACGAGCCTTTTGTTCTTGAAGATGATCAGTGCTGGGTGTTGGCTGACAATGAAAATATAAAGCCCAAG GAAGCCCATGATAGCAGAACATTTGGACCTGTTTCCATGACAGACATAGTGGGCAGAGTTATATATTGCCTGAGAAATGCTGTCGACCATGGTCCTGTAAGCAATAG TCAGTTTAGCATGCGGTATGATTCGCCCATACTGGAAGTTGAACTAGATGTTGATGAGATGGTAAAGAATCACAAAGCATAG
- the LOC113716399 gene encoding mitochondrial ATP-independent inner membrane protease subunit 2-like isoform X1 — MVSISTLLRYVGCRMEYAARVGMKSYERGAKDVDIMKNFFQGKLTFLHFNKGEEMAPTIGSQGGTLLVRKIPMPDAKRVFVGDLVVLKDPANSDDYLVRRLAAIEGYEMVSTDDKDEPFVLEDDQCWVLADNENIKPKQEAHDSRTFGPVSMTDIVGRVIYCLRNAVDHGPVSNSQFSMRYDSPILEVELDVDEMVKNHKA; from the exons ATGGTTTCCATCTCCACTTTGTTGCGCTATGTAGGCTGCAGGATGGAATACGCCGCTAGGGTTGGCATGAAG AGCTATGAAAGAGGTGCCAAGGATGTTGACATAATGAAAAATTTCTTTCAAGGAAAGTTGACGTTTCTGCACTTCAATAAAGGGGAAGAGATGGCTCCAACAATAGGATCTCAGGGTGGAACTCTTCTTGTGCGAAAAATACCAATGCCAGATGCAAA GCGGGTTTTTGTCGGGGATCTTGTAGTTCTGAAGGACCCTGCAAATTCAGATGATTATCTTGTTCGTAGATTGGCTGCTATTGAAGGGTATGAGATGGTGTCTACTGATGATAAAGACGAGCCTTTTGTTCTTGAAGATGATCAGTGCTGGGTGTTGGCTGACAATGAAAATATAAAGCCCAAG CAGGAAGCCCATGATAGCAGAACATTTGGACCTGTTTCCATGACAGACATAGTGGGCAGAGTTATATATTGCCTGAGAAATGCTGTCGACCATGGTCCTGTAAGCAATAG TCAGTTTAGCATGCGGTATGATTCGCCCATACTGGAAGTTGAACTAGATGTTGATGAGATGGTAAAGAATCACAAAGCATAG
- the LOC113716394 gene encoding rho-N domain-containing protein 1, chloroplastic-like yields the protein MSRAIHFIAKSVPGHGPPDGTGLPCQGVSGRAVCLTPYPSRGSNKNSAKIKHLRCTVRNTSPVCSASSGGHRRNPDFSRQNKHGFSRNRNRQNEDREGFDSLEESEMFSSKNGPLLTTSGIPRFQATATPGPREKEIVELFRKVQAQLRKRAAVKEERKIEQSQRKGKESETVDSLLKLLRKHSVQQGKRSSDIDSGRDFILDQPEQNSSFSQEKNTVIYDSNHSVKHEKRESEAPVMSRPRSNFQRRSPVPLVKNEPVFSDEDAMSSVSRASTVQEGKKKSLEPEFGVGPDIESDTEPTFSDGDEFDEMSEDEISGIYDDDNENVQEPDADEYSNLSEMKLIELRALAKSRGLRGFSKLKKHELIELLSGG from the exons atgtCCCGTGCAATTCATTTCATTGCCAAAAGTGTTCCAG GACACGGGCCTCCTGATGGCACTGGTCTCCCTTGCCAAGGAGTTTCTGGAAGAGCTGTTTGCTTAACACCATACCCTTCTCGTGGTTCCAACAAAAACTCCGCCAAGATCAAGCATTTGCGGTGCACCGTCAGGAATACCTCTCCTGTATGTAGTGCAAGTTCTGGCGGTCATAGGAGGAATCCTGATTTCTCAAGGCAAAACAAACATGGATTTTCCCGAAACAGGAACAGGCAAAATGAAGACCGAGAGGGTTTTGACAGccttgaagaatctgagatgtTTTCTTCCAAGAATGGGCCTCTACTGACTACCTCTGGCATCCCCAGATTCCAGGCCACTGCAACTCCTGGTCCTAGGGAAAAGGAAATAGTTGAATTATTCAGGAAAGTCCAGGCTCAGCTTCGCAAAAGAGCAGCTGTCAAGGAAGAGAGGAAGATTGAGCAGTCACAGAGAAAGGGCAAAGAGAGTGAGACTGTTGATTCTCTCCTCAAGCTATTAAGGAAACACTCAGTTCAACAAGGAAAAAGAAGCAGTGATATTGACAGTGGCAGAGACTTCATTTTGGACCAGCCTGAGCAGAATAGCTCATTCTCTCAAGAGAAAAATACCGTAATATATGACTCAAACCACAGCGTGAAGCACGAGAAGCGAGAAAGTGAAGCTCCAGTTATGTCTCGGCCAAGGTCAAACTTCCAGCGTAGATCACCTGTTCCTCTAGTGAAAAATGAGCCTGTATTTTCTGATGAAGATGCTATGAGTTCTGTCTCACGGGCAAGCACTGTTCAGGAAGGGAAGAAGAAAAGTTTGGAGCCTGAATTTGGGGTTGGGCCTGACATTGAATCTGATACTGAGCCCACTTTCTCAGATGGTGACGAATTCGACGAGATGTCTGAGGACGAAATTTCAGGAATTTATGACGATGATAATGAGAATGTACAAGAACCAGATGCTGATGAATACAGCAACTTAAGTGAGATGAAGCTAATAGAACTGAGAGCACTGGCAAAATCTCGTGGTTTGAGGGGATTCTCGAAGTTGAAGAAACATGAGCTTATCGAGTTGCTGAGCGGAGGCTGA